In one window of Methanosarcina vacuolata Z-761 DNA:
- a CDS encoding pentapeptide repeat-containing protein, with amino-acid sequence MDIPERKDLLGANLEGADLIEANLEGANLEGANLEGAQHLSLDPLSTVKTLHNAKLDNELLITLKKKCPALFKVSD; translated from the coding sequence ATGGATATTCCAGAGAGAAAAGACCTTCTAGGAGCTAACCTTGAAGGAGCTGACCTTATAGAGGCTAATCTTGAAGGAGCTAATCTTGAAGGGGCTAACCTTGAAGGAGCTCAACATTTATCACTTGACCCGCTTTCTACAGTGAAAACACTTCATAATGCAAAATTAGACAACGAGCTCCTCATAACCCTAAAAAAGAAGTGCCCTGCCCTTTTTAAAGTATCTGATTGA
- a CDS encoding LemA family protein translates to MSGYIILGILLVFVLVFVYYFNRLNVLSNIIDNSWAQIDVQLKKRADLVPNLVETVKGYAAHEKSIFEAVSDARARMMGAKTIEEKDQAGNVLAGTLKSLFAIAENYPELKANQNFLMLQEELSGIENKVAYARQHYNDSVLIFNNLVTTLPGSIFAGILSKKTRTYLEIESKEREPVKVQF, encoded by the coding sequence ATGAGTGGGTATATTATTTTAGGCATTTTGCTTGTATTTGTGCTAGTCTTTGTGTATTATTTCAACAGACTTAATGTGCTTTCCAACATAATAGATAATTCATGGGCTCAGATTGATGTTCAGCTGAAGAAGAGAGCTGACCTTGTGCCAAACCTTGTTGAAACTGTGAAGGGTTATGCAGCGCATGAAAAATCAATTTTTGAGGCCGTGTCTGATGCAAGAGCAAGGATGATGGGCGCAAAGACAATTGAAGAAAAGGATCAAGCTGGAAATGTGCTCGCCGGGACTCTTAAGTCGCTTTTTGCAATAGCCGAGAATTATCCAGAACTTAAGGCAAACCAGAATTTCCTTATGCTTCAGGAAGAACTTTCTGGAATTGAGAACAAGGTTGCTTATGCAAGGCAACACTATAATGACAGTGTGCTTATTTTTAACAACCTTGTGACTACTCTACCGGGCTCGATTTTTGCTGGAATCCTTAGTAAGAAGACAAGGACTTATCTTGAGATTGAGTCTAAGGAAAGAGAGCCTGTCAAGGTTCAGTTCTAA
- a CDS encoding DUF1328 domain-containing protein, translating to MVGLAIFFLILAMIAYILGARGIAGFSMEIAKWLIIIFVILAIISIFYGCM from the coding sequence TTGGTAGGACTTGCAATATTCTTTCTGATATTAGCAATGATTGCATATATATTGGGCGCAAGAGGAATTGCCGGGTTCTCTATGGAGATTGCAAAATGGCTCATCATAATCTTTGTCATACTTGCGATTATCTCAATTTTTTATGGGTGCATGTGA
- a CDS encoding transposase family protein, with amino-acid sequence MNVKDPWQITSTEFDLTSEKLNIWIDFTRGSKFPCPKCGKLNCSAYDTKEKVLRHINYFQYSTYLHCRIPRI; translated from the coding sequence TTGAATGTCAAAGACCCTTGGCAAATAACCAGTACTGAATTTGATTTAACATCTGAAAAACTTAATATTTGGATTGATTTTACACGTGGTTCCAAATTTCCCTGTCCTAAGTGTGGCAAACTAAACTGCTCAGCTTATGATACTAAGGAAAAAGTGTTACGGCACATTAACTACTTTCAATATTCTACATATTTACACTGTAGAATTCCAAGAATATAA
- a CDS encoding cation-translocating P-type ATPase, with product METKLTGSKSKICPPQGDEHKIALPEFLQRLGVDESGLREQEAARRLQECGPNVLEETGKESILSKYMRQFRNFFSILLIIGAILSFLGEYLDPGKGNLYIGIALGVVVILNGTFTFVQEYQAAKTMESFRQLLPPRAKVLREGKVRDVLASELVVGDIILLEEGDKVPADGRLIETNSLKVDHSTITGEAEPQLRSLECTNSNILECRNMVFSGTLVQSGNGKAVVFGTGQNTQIGKLAILTEQILRVDTPIRRELNRFIKIISTIAILMGVTFFILAFLIQDTFLASLIFAIGIIVANVPEGLLPTVTLALSLASRRMASRNALIKNLESVETLGSTTVICTDKTGTLTQNRMAVNSLIVGFENLVPKITSGLEKRVVEQETEESTKQGIAGKVTGSGAKRVYVVESPIWDPKKVPPTLIRVAGLCNNAKLRELPTGYTGDPTEGALLVFANSFQDIKTLQSDYQRLKEFPFDSLTKRMEVICRTPEGNLEIYLKGAPEVVVKMCGSVRDSGEVRTLIENDKKELLDRHLELARKGERIIALAYRQAEEQKEYTEDFIFLGFIGIVDPPRPEVREAIAKCHAAGIKVVMITGDHPVTAEAIAKNVGLVDFGNLEIITGDELESLSRTDLSSRLKNPSIVFARTSPIQKLKIVQLFQAEGEIVTMTGDGVNDAPAIKNADMGVAMGSGTDVAREAADMVLLDDNFATIVNAVEEGRTVFDNIKKFIVYILASNIPEVLPFIAFVLFALPLPMQVQLILAIDLGTDMLPAIALGMEKAEGDIMKRPPRARDEKLLTPQVLLTAYGIKGPIEAAAGFFCYFAVLFEGGWKFGEQLANSNPLYMQAITAFFSAVIICQIANVFASRTRFQSVFTMGLFSNHTILLGIASELLILVFIIWNPFANLIFNTSPLDLRYLLFAVPFAIFLLGIDELRKYLLRKNVSWAARFLKW from the coding sequence ATGGAGACAAAATTGACTGGTAGCAAAAGCAAGATTTGTCCTCCGCAGGGCGATGAGCATAAAATCGCTCTTCCCGAGTTTCTTCAAAGATTAGGAGTTGACGAAAGCGGACTTCGCGAGCAGGAAGCTGCAAGGAGACTTCAGGAATGCGGACCTAACGTTCTCGAAGAAACAGGAAAGGAAAGCATATTAAGTAAGTATATGAGGCAATTTCGGAATTTTTTTTCAATTTTGCTGATTATAGGAGCTATTCTGTCTTTCCTTGGAGAATACCTTGATCCTGGAAAAGGGAATCTGTATATTGGAATTGCTCTTGGTGTGGTCGTAATCCTTAATGGAACCTTCACATTTGTCCAAGAATACCAGGCTGCAAAAACGATGGAAAGTTTTCGGCAGCTCCTTCCTCCCCGTGCAAAGGTTTTAAGGGAAGGTAAAGTCAGAGATGTTCTGGCTTCGGAACTTGTTGTAGGAGATATCATCCTTCTTGAGGAAGGAGATAAGGTCCCGGCTGACGGGCGCTTAATTGAGACAAACTCTCTGAAAGTTGATCATTCGACCATAACAGGAGAAGCAGAGCCTCAACTACGCTCTCTTGAATGCACTAACTCGAATATACTTGAGTGCAGAAATATGGTTTTTTCCGGGACGCTAGTACAAAGCGGGAATGGAAAGGCTGTCGTCTTCGGAACAGGACAGAACACCCAGATTGGAAAACTTGCAATACTCACAGAACAGATTTTGAGGGTAGACACTCCCATCCGGAGAGAGCTCAATCGCTTCATAAAAATCATCTCTACAATTGCGATTTTAATGGGAGTAACCTTCTTCATTCTTGCGTTTCTTATTCAGGATACCTTTCTTGCAAGCCTCATCTTTGCGATCGGAATCATAGTTGCAAATGTGCCTGAAGGGCTTTTGCCCACGGTAACTCTTGCTCTTAGCCTGGCTTCCAGGCGAATGGCTTCGAGGAATGCCCTTATAAAGAACCTCGAATCCGTAGAAACTCTGGGCTCGACTACTGTCATCTGCACTGACAAAACCGGAACTCTTACCCAGAACAGGATGGCAGTAAATTCTCTCATCGTCGGTTTTGAAAATTTAGTACCTAAAATAACTTCAGGTCTCGAAAAAAGGGTTGTAGAGCAGGAGACAGAAGAAAGTACAAAACAAGGCATTGCAGGAAAAGTTACGGGTTCAGGAGCAAAAAGGGTTTATGTTGTAGAAAGTCCCATATGGGATCCTAAAAAGGTACCTCCTACTTTAATAAGGGTTGCAGGGCTCTGCAATAACGCAAAACTTCGCGAATTACCAACTGGATACACTGGCGATCCTACCGAAGGAGCACTTCTTGTTTTTGCAAACAGTTTCCAGGACATAAAAACACTTCAAAGTGATTATCAAAGGCTGAAAGAGTTTCCTTTTGATTCACTTACCAAAAGAATGGAAGTTATCTGCCGCACTCCTGAAGGTAACCTTGAAATCTATCTTAAGGGAGCCCCTGAGGTGGTTGTGAAGATGTGCGGTTCAGTTAGAGATTCAGGTGAGGTTAGAACACTTATCGAAAATGATAAAAAAGAACTTCTGGACAGGCACCTGGAACTGGCAAGAAAGGGAGAACGGATAATTGCCCTTGCGTACAGGCAAGCAGAAGAGCAGAAAGAGTATACTGAGGATTTTATTTTCCTGGGATTTATCGGGATTGTAGACCCTCCGCGGCCTGAAGTCAGAGAAGCTATTGCAAAGTGCCATGCAGCCGGGATCAAGGTTGTTATGATCACCGGTGATCACCCAGTCACTGCAGAAGCAATCGCGAAAAACGTGGGACTTGTGGATTTTGGAAACCTTGAAATTATTACTGGAGACGAGCTGGAGTCACTCTCACGTACAGATCTTTCTTCAAGATTGAAAAATCCGAGCATTGTATTTGCCCGTACTTCTCCTATTCAAAAACTGAAAATCGTACAGCTTTTCCAGGCTGAAGGGGAAATCGTGACCATGACAGGAGATGGGGTCAATGATGCTCCTGCAATTAAGAACGCAGATATGGGGGTTGCAATGGGCAGCGGCACGGACGTAGCTCGTGAAGCTGCGGATATGGTGCTTCTGGACGACAATTTCGCCACTATCGTGAATGCTGTAGAGGAAGGTAGAACTGTTTTTGATAATATAAAAAAGTTCATTGTATACATCCTTGCCAGTAATATCCCTGAGGTTCTGCCTTTCATAGCCTTCGTTCTCTTTGCTCTTCCCCTTCCTATGCAAGTACAGCTTATTCTGGCAATTGATCTGGGTACGGATATGTTACCTGCCATTGCTCTGGGAATGGAAAAAGCAGAAGGAGATATTATGAAAAGGCCTCCAAGGGCTAGGGACGAAAAGCTGCTAACGCCTCAAGTGCTTTTAACAGCTTATGGAATAAAGGGACCTATAGAAGCTGCAGCAGGCTTTTTCTGTTATTTTGCCGTACTTTTTGAAGGGGGCTGGAAATTCGGCGAGCAACTTGCAAACAGCAATCCCCTTTATATGCAGGCGATTACTGCTTTCTTTTCAGCGGTGATTATCTGCCAGATAGCTAATGTTTTTGCTTCCAGAACCCGGTTTCAGTCAGTGTTCACAATGGGCTTGTTCAGCAACCATACGATTCTGTTAGGGATTGCAAGTGAATTACTGATTCTAGTTTTTATTATCTGGAATCCATTTGCCAATCTTATTTTTAACACTTCGCCCCTTGACCTCAGATATTTATTATTTGCTGTTCCTTTTGCAATCTTCCTGCTTGGAATCGATGAGTTAAGGAAATATTTGCTTAGAAAAAACGTGAGCTGGGCGGCTAGATTCTTAAAGTGGTAA
- a CDS encoding PRC-barrel domain-containing protein — MIDNNMVSRENSHFLSASTLKGDKVVNRAGEDLGQIEDFMIDLENGRIAYAVLSFGGFLGMGDKRFAIPWQALKLRLYEHAFILDVNKEVLEKAEGFDKDKWPLTCEELSRVYTYYGYQPYWQKGVFEQPIIPGETSAERLGSVQ, encoded by the coding sequence ATGATAGACAATAATATGGTAAGTAGAGAGAATTCACACTTTTTGTCAGCAAGTACACTAAAAGGAGATAAGGTTGTCAATAGAGCTGGAGAGGATTTAGGACAGATTGAAGACTTTATGATTGATTTGGAAAATGGAAGGATAGCATATGCAGTGCTTTCTTTTGGCGGATTCCTGGGTATGGGCGATAAACGGTTTGCTATCCCTTGGCAGGCTCTTAAACTGAGGCTGTATGAGCATGCTTTCATCCTTGATGTTAATAAAGAAGTACTGGAAAAGGCAGAAGGCTTTGATAAGGACAAATGGCCTTTAACTTGTGAAGAGCTATCCAGAGTGTATACTTACTACGGATATCAACCTTATTGGCAGAAAGGAGTGTTTGAGCAACCGATAATTCCAGGAGAGACATCAGCAGAGAGACTGGGGTCGGTTCAGTGA
- a CDS encoding DUF1269 domain-containing protein, with protein MSDLIVFAFPSETGASEMDETIHQLKKEELMVLADAATVVRKPDGKIKVKQATNLVGAGAVGGAFWGMLIGFLFWVPWLGLAIGAVTGAITGKLSDYGINDDFIKEVGETIQPGGSALFLLISKWTEDKSLEKLNKFNATIVRTSLSKEEELKLKAAFGAGD; from the coding sequence ATGAGTGATTTAATTGTTTTTGCATTTCCTAGTGAGACCGGTGCATCTGAGATGGATGAAACTATCCATCAGCTTAAAAAGGAAGAACTGATGGTTCTTGCTGATGCTGCCACTGTTGTTCGTAAACCTGATGGTAAAATAAAGGTGAAACAAGCAACAAACCTCGTTGGTGCAGGCGCAGTGGGTGGAGCATTTTGGGGTATGCTGATAGGATTTCTTTTCTGGGTGCCTTGGCTAGGACTAGCCATCGGTGCTGTTACTGGTGCAATAACTGGTAAACTGTCCGACTATGGAATCAACGATGACTTCATCAAAGAAGTGGGCGAAACCATTCAGCCAGGTGGATCCGCTCTCTTCCTATTGATCTCAAAATGGACTGAAGACAAGTCTCTTGAAAAACTAAATAAATTCAATGCAACAATCGTCAGAACATCCCTTTCCAAAGAAGAGGAACTCAAACTTAAAGCCGCTTTTGGCGCCGGGGATTAA
- a CDS encoding M48 family metallopeptidase yields the protein MEEQIAANKRDSFILIGIVSIVLVTLGYVFAQIYDPSLVFVFLIIAVILSTLGTIASYWYSDKIVLAVTKTREPTPLENAHLSNVVEGLAIAAGIPAPRFVIIADEVNLNAFATGRDPEHAVLAVTSALLKTMNREELEGVIAHEMSHINNYDIRLASMIAVLVGIIVIASQIFLRSLWFSGGNRDRRDGNVIFIVIGVVLAILAPIFTQLIQLAVSRQREYLADSSGAYLTRNPMGLASALEKIKANNVNTKVNGAVSHLYFTNPFLSKNANSLFATHPPIDERIKRLKEM from the coding sequence ATGGAAGAGCAAATAGCTGCGAATAAGAGAGATTCGTTTATCCTTATTGGAATTGTAAGCATTGTCCTTGTAACTTTGGGCTATGTATTCGCGCAGATTTATGACCCTTCGCTTGTTTTTGTCTTTCTGATTATCGCTGTGATTCTTTCTACTCTTGGCACAATTGCTTCTTACTGGTATTCAGATAAGATTGTGCTTGCTGTGACGAAGACACGTGAGCCGACACCACTTGAAAATGCACACCTTTCGAATGTGGTTGAAGGGCTTGCGATTGCAGCAGGAATTCCTGCCCCACGTTTTGTGATTATAGCTGATGAGGTTAACCTGAATGCTTTTGCGACGGGAAGAGATCCTGAGCATGCTGTTCTTGCTGTGACCTCTGCGCTTCTTAAGACCATGAACAGAGAGGAGCTTGAGGGCGTGATTGCACATGAGATGTCGCATATCAATAATTATGATATCAGGCTCGCGTCTATGATTGCTGTGCTTGTCGGTATTATTGTGATTGCTTCACAGATTTTCCTTAGAAGCTTGTGGTTCTCAGGTGGAAACAGAGACCGAAGAGATGGAAATGTTATATTTATAGTGATTGGCGTTGTACTTGCTATACTTGCACCGATTTTCACGCAGTTGATTCAGCTTGCAGTTTCACGACAGAGGGAGTATCTTGCTGATTCAAGCGGGGCGTACCTTACGCGCAATCCGATGGGGCTTGCTTCTGCACTTGAGAAGATTAAGGCCAATAATGTTAATACGAAGGTAAATGGGGCTGTTTCACATCTTTATTTTACCAACCCATTCCTCTCAAAGAATGCAAATTCTCTATTTGCAACACATCCGCCCATTGATGAAAGAATTAAGAGACTCAAAGAAATGTGA
- a CDS encoding pentapeptide repeat-containing protein, giving the protein MHEIKKVNFNEGNLIETNLKRANFIGADLRVADLKESHFEGANLREANLEGANLEGANFSEANLKWSNLKEVNLKGADLREVNLEGADLEGTDLEWSNLEGANLEGANLRGANLHRANLREVNLERADLNWAMLRGANLEEADLEGTNFTGANLEGADLIKASLDGANFRWANIKGAKFDGANLNGVNLREAHYLTFDQLSKMVTIQPTKNHC; this is encoded by the coding sequence ATGCATGAAATTAAAAAAGTTAATTTTAATGAGGGTAACCTTATAGAGACTAACCTTAAAAGAGCTAACTTTATAGGGGCTGACCTTAGAGTAGCTGATCTGAAAGAATCCCATTTTGAGGGAGCTAACCTCAGAGAAGCTAACCTTGAAGGAGCTAATCTTGAAGGAGCTAACTTTAGCGAAGCTAACCTTAAATGGTCTAACCTTAAAGAAGTTAACCTGAAAGGAGCTGACCTTAGAGAAGTTAACCTTGAAGGAGCTGACCTTGAAGGAACTGACCTTGAATGGTCTAACCTTGAAGGAGCTAATCTTGAAGGAGCCAATCTTAGAGGAGCTAATCTTCATAGGGCTAACCTTAGAGAAGTTAACCTTGAAAGAGCTGATCTTAATTGGGCTATGCTTAGAGGAGCTAACCTGGAAGAAGCTGACCTTGAAGGGACTAACTTTACAGGGGCTAATCTGGAAGGAGCTGATCTTATAAAGGCTAGCCTCGATGGAGCTAACTTTAGATGGGCGAATATTAAAGGAGCTAAGTTTGACGGAGCTAACCTTAATGGAGTTAACCTTAGAGAAGCTCATTATTTGACATTTGACCAGCTTTCTAAAATGGTAACTATTCAGCCTACCAAAAATCATTGTTGA
- a CDS encoding GNAT family N-acetyltransferase encodes MPKVKIRPQELFDAKCFFDIITRTNLEFIEFPIKTLDEERYFLGLNETKRKANFEYNFSILYYGRLVGACGIKIDQHRPWIGEIGYFIDRDYQGMGIATEAVRQLEKVGFEQLDLQRIVILMDTRNLASERVAQKCGYKKEGTMKKVHRIGEDYYDCFLYAKIR; translated from the coding sequence ATGCCCAAAGTAAAAATTCGTCCTCAAGAACTCTTTGATGCCAAATGTTTCTTTGATATAATTACACGTACAAATCTTGAGTTCATTGAGTTTCCTATAAAAACACTTGATGAAGAAAGGTATTTTCTGGGGCTAAATGAAACTAAAAGAAAGGCTAATTTTGAATACAACTTTTCCATTCTCTATTACGGAAGACTTGTGGGGGCCTGCGGGATAAAGATCGACCAGCATAGGCCCTGGATAGGAGAAATCGGATACTTCATTGACAGGGACTATCAGGGAATGGGAATTGCAACCGAAGCTGTAAGACAGCTTGAAAAGGTCGGGTTTGAGCAACTGGATTTACAGAGAATTGTCATCCTTATGGACACCCGGAACCTTGCAAGCGAACGCGTGGCCCAGAAATGCGGGTACAAAAAAGAAGGCACAATGAAAAAAGTTCATCGCATAGGTGAAGATTATTACGATTGTTTCCTTTATGCGAAAATCAGGTAA
- a CDS encoding ABC transporter ATP-binding protein, producing MVKMTQNMEFPGKTNSPSLLELKNVTVVRGGRKILDSVSLSIGQGEHVAIIGPNGSGKSSLIKTFTKEYHPLAAADGLVLNIMGKGTWNVFELRKLLGIVSGDLQQTYFRQVSVLDVVLSGFFSSIGIYYNHKVTPEMETRAREVLEFLEISHLEDRLMSELSSGEARRVLIGRALVHDPEALILDEPANSLDLKALHSFREIIRKIAGSGKSIILVTHTLEDIIPEINRVILIKNGKIFRDGKKQEILTDANLSELFSMPVEVVKKNGYYQALI from the coding sequence ATGGTAAAAATGACTCAAAATATGGAATTTCCAGGGAAGACTAATTCTCCTTCTTTGCTTGAACTGAAAAATGTAACCGTTGTCAGGGGTGGTAGAAAAATCCTTGATTCGGTGTCCCTGTCAATTGGGCAGGGAGAACATGTTGCGATTATCGGGCCTAACGGTTCTGGGAAATCTTCTCTAATCAAGACATTTACAAAGGAATATCACCCTCTTGCAGCAGCCGATGGGCTTGTTCTCAATATTATGGGCAAAGGGACCTGGAACGTCTTTGAGCTAAGAAAACTGCTCGGGATAGTTTCAGGGGACCTTCAGCAGACATACTTCCGTCAGGTTAGTGTGCTGGATGTCGTACTCTCAGGGTTTTTCAGCAGCATAGGAATTTACTATAACCATAAAGTTACCCCTGAAATGGAAACTAGGGCAAGGGAAGTGCTTGAGTTTCTTGAGATTTCCCACCTTGAAGACAGGCTGATGTCCGAACTTTCCTCAGGAGAAGCCAGGAGGGTACTTATAGGGAGAGCCCTTGTGCATGACCCCGAGGCTCTGATTTTAGATGAGCCTGCAAACAGCCTTGACCTCAAAGCTCTTCACAGCTTCCGCGAAATTATTCGGAAAATTGCCGGCTCGGGAAAGAGTATCATTCTCGTTACTCACACCCTTGAAGATATTATTCCTGAAATTAACCGTGTGATCCTCATAAAAAACGGAAAAATCTTCAGGGACGGGAAAAAGCAGGAAATCCTGACCGACGCCAACCTATCTGAACTGTTTTCCATGCCGGTTGAAGTCGTGAAGAAGAATGGTTACTACCAGGCCCTTATCTGA